In Flavobacterium cerinum, one genomic interval encodes:
- a CDS encoding sensor histidine kinase translates to MNKTRFLLLIILMSLSLVGIILVQLFWINTSYKNNEEQFKYHVQQVIGSVANKLQQQEYFEFYEKFNKLKDSIGKVPRQSDLLEYFYVKRDPKTNEQIIYSNTIVLEDYNLNRSFFDKRSDSVSLKSFVAKRKTEIYNGNVVDNAATFQKAPMPDVTIEKEGNLDILDKAQFEIYFKDIVGLKPIQERVSKEKLQNMLRNELNQYGVNTPFEFGIYSNMLATKVKSENFNYDKNSTYSIPVFPDNEGQSKYQLLLSFPQKNKFLFSSLIGITSLSIIFTLVIIVAYFSALNQLIKQKQISEIKTDFINNMTHEFKTPIATINLALDAIKNPKIIDDKEKVQRYLQMIRDENKRMHAQVENVLRISKLEKRELEISKEPTDVHNIIEDAIEHVNLIVEDRGGIIKSHLNAKRTTILLNDVHFTNVMVNILDNAIKYSPEAPIIDVTTENVKDFVLIKVKDQGAGMSKVAQKRIFEKFYREHTGDLHNVKGHGLGLAYVKRIIDDHNGQIFVESEKGKGSTFIIKVPLIN, encoded by the coding sequence ATGAATAAAACGAGATTCCTCTTATTGATAATTTTGATGAGCCTATCTTTGGTAGGAATTATCTTGGTACAGTTATTCTGGATTAATACTTCCTACAAGAATAATGAAGAACAATTTAAGTACCATGTGCAACAGGTTATCGGTAGTGTAGCGAATAAACTACAACAACAAGAGTACTTCGAGTTTTATGAAAAGTTCAATAAGCTTAAGGATAGTATTGGAAAAGTGCCGAGGCAAAGTGATTTACTGGAGTATTTTTATGTAAAACGCGATCCGAAAACAAATGAACAGATCATTTACTCCAACACCATCGTTTTAGAAGATTACAATTTAAATCGTTCGTTCTTTGATAAAAGATCTGACTCCGTTTCGCTCAAAAGTTTCGTAGCGAAACGAAAAACAGAAATCTATAATGGAAATGTAGTAGACAATGCTGCCACTTTTCAGAAAGCCCCGATGCCGGATGTTACGATCGAAAAAGAAGGTAACCTTGATATTCTGGATAAAGCTCAGTTTGAAATTTATTTTAAAGATATCGTAGGATTAAAACCAATTCAGGAACGGGTTTCGAAAGAAAAATTACAGAACATGTTGCGTAACGAACTGAATCAGTATGGTGTAAATACACCTTTCGAATTCGGGATTTACAGTAATATGCTGGCAACCAAAGTGAAATCGGAAAATTTTAACTACGATAAAAACTCAACTTACAGTATCCCGGTTTTCCCGGATAATGAAGGGCAAAGTAAATACCAGCTTTTGTTGAGTTTCCCGCAGAAAAACAAATTCCTGTTTTCATCATTGATAGGAATTACATCGCTTTCCATCATTTTTACACTGGTTATCATTGTGGCTTATTTTAGTGCATTGAACCAGCTGATAAAACAAAAACAGATTTCAGAGATCAAAACCGACTTTATCAATAATATGACACATGAGTTTAAAACACCTATTGCTACGATTAATCTGGCTTTAGATGCGATTAAAAACCCGAAAATCATAGATGATAAGGAAAAAGTACAACGCTACCTGCAAATGATACGGGATGAGAACAAGCGAATGCATGCTCAGGTAGAAAACGTACTGCGTATTTCCAAACTCGAAAAAAGAGAATTGGAAATCAGCAAAGAACCTACAGACGTTCATAATATAATAGAAGATGCAATTGAACACGTTAACCTGATTGTGGAAGACAGAGGCGGAATTATAAAAAGCCACCTGAATGCAAAAAGAACCACAATATTGCTAAATGATGTACATTTTACCAATGTAATGGTTAACATACTGGACAATGCAATTAAATATTCACCAGAAGCCCCAATAATTGATGTAACAACAGAAAATGTCAAAGATTTTGTACTGATTAAAGTAAAAGACCAGGGGGCAGGGATGAGTAAGGTGGCTCAAAAGCGAATTTTTGAAAAATTCTACAGAGAGCACACCGGCGATTTACACAACGTTAAAGGACACGGGCTGGGATTAGCCTATGTGAAACGTATTATTGACGACCATAACGGTCAGATATTTGTAGAAAGCGAGAAGGGAAAAGGAAGTACCTTCATTATCAAAGTGCCAC
- the coaE gene encoding dephospho-CoA kinase (Dephospho-CoA kinase (CoaE) performs the final step in coenzyme A biosynthesis.), producing the protein MTKIIGLTGGIGSGKSTIAEYIRSKGIPVYIADDQAKAIMEDPGIVKKVQDIFVENVIENDKLNRKKIAELVFSSPKLLEKLNGIIHPAVKENFDNWLKNNIKSNFVVKEAAILFESGSYKDCDKIILVTAPQEVRIERVIKRDGVDREQVLERMKNQWTEEKKAEISDYIIENTDLASSLRKVDLILKELNKM; encoded by the coding sequence ATGACAAAAATTATTGGACTCACCGGAGGTATCGGAAGCGGGAAATCAACTATAGCAGAATATATTCGGTCTAAAGGAATTCCGGTGTATATAGCTGATGATCAAGCTAAAGCGATTATGGAGGATCCCGGAATTGTAAAAAAGGTTCAGGATATTTTTGTTGAAAATGTAATAGAAAATGATAAATTAAATCGCAAAAAAATTGCAGAATTAGTGTTTTCATCGCCTAAATTATTAGAAAAATTGAATGGAATTATTCATCCTGCTGTTAAGGAAAATTTTGATAATTGGTTAAAAAATAATATAAAAAGCAATTTTGTTGTTAAAGAAGCTGCAATTCTTTTTGAGAGTGGTAGTTATAAAGATTGCGATAAAATAATATTAGTAACAGCGCCTCAAGAGGTTCGAATAGAGCGTGTTATAAAGCGTGACGGAGTTGATAGAGAACAAGTGCTGGAACGCATGAAAAACCAGTGGACGGAAGAAAAAAAGGCAGAAATTAGCGATTATATAATAGAGAACACTGATTTGGCATCTTCTTTGCGTAAAGTTGATTTAATTCTTAAAGAATTGAATAAAATGTAA
- a CDS encoding glycosyltransferase, giving the protein MYFSLIIPVYNRPDEIEELLQSLTRQNYKDDFEVVVIEDGSTIPCENVVAAFKSKLFISYYNKPNSGPGDSRNFGMRQAIGQYFIILDSDCILPENYLTSVAANLEKEYVDCFGGPDKALDSFSDIQKAINFTMTSFLTTGGVRGGSEKIGKFQPRSFNMGLSKKAFGASGGFGNIHPGEDPDLSIRLWEMGFKTRLYKDSYVYHKRRIDWSKFYKQVNKFGKARPILDSWYPKYKKITFWLPTLFCLGFVVALGLYAFGIPILFQCYTLYFAILLLAGIIENASLKIGFLAVIASVIQFYGYGTGFLISFFRIFVLKKQPESAFPELFFKK; this is encoded by the coding sequence ATGTATTTTTCATTGATAATTCCGGTGTATAACAGACCGGATGAAATTGAAGAGCTGTTGCAAAGCCTGACACGACAGAATTATAAGGACGATTTTGAAGTAGTAGTGATTGAAGATGGGTCTACGATACCTTGTGAAAATGTTGTGGCTGCATTCAAGAGTAAACTATTTATATCGTATTACAATAAACCGAATTCAGGACCGGGTGATTCCCGTAATTTCGGAATGCGACAGGCAATCGGACAATACTTTATTATTCTGGATTCCGACTGTATTTTGCCTGAAAATTATCTGACTTCTGTAGCGGCTAACCTTGAGAAAGAGTATGTGGACTGTTTTGGCGGACCGGATAAGGCATTGGATTCTTTTTCCGATATTCAGAAGGCAATCAATTTTACAATGACTTCCTTCCTTACTACAGGAGGTGTACGAGGCGGTTCTGAGAAAATAGGGAAATTTCAGCCCCGAAGCTTTAATATGGGATTGTCTAAAAAGGCATTCGGCGCTTCCGGCGGATTTGGAAACATACATCCGGGAGAAGATCCGGATTTGTCAATACGATTATGGGAAATGGGATTTAAAACCAGATTGTATAAAGATTCGTATGTATATCATAAACGACGAATTGACTGGAGTAAATTCTATAAGCAGGTTAATAAATTCGGGAAAGCACGACCGATATTGGATTCCTGGTATCCGAAATACAAAAAGATAACGTTTTGGTTACCGACATTATTTTGTTTAGGATTTGTGGTTGCTCTCGGGCTTTATGCGTTCGGAATTCCAATCCTGTTTCAATGTTATACCTTATATTTTGCGATTTTATTACTGGCTGGTATTATAGAAAACGCCAGTTTAAAAATCGGTTTTTTGGCTGTAATTGCGAGTGTAATTCAGTTTTACGGATATGGAACCGGCTTCTTAATATCGTTTTTTAGGATATTTGTACTAAAAAAGCAACCGGAAAGTGCATTTCCGGAATTATTCTTTAAAAAATAA
- a CDS encoding enoyl-ACP reductase FabI yields MYNLLKGKRGIIFGALDENSIAWKTAERVHEEGGVFVLSNAPIAMRMGTINQLAEKTGSQIIPADATSVEDLENLIDKAVEILGGKIDFVLHSIGMSVNVRKGNHYTNQNYDFTEKGWDVSAVSFHKVMQVLYKKDAMSEWGSIVALTYMAAQRVFPDYNDMADNKAYLESIARSFGYFFGRDKKVRVNTISQSPTPTTAGQGVKGFGGFIAFADKMSPLGNASALDCANYTVMMFSDLTRKVTLQNLLHDGGFSNMGVSQEVMEAFEQGLADKGE; encoded by the coding sequence ATGTACAATTTATTAAAAGGAAAAAGAGGAATCATTTTTGGAGCCTTAGATGAGAATTCAATTGCTTGGAAAACGGCAGAGCGCGTACATGAAGAAGGAGGGGTATTTGTATTATCCAATGCTCCGATTGCAATGCGTATGGGAACGATCAATCAGTTGGCTGAAAAAACAGGTTCTCAAATTATTCCGGCTGATGCTACTTCTGTTGAAGATTTGGAAAACCTTATTGATAAAGCAGTAGAAATTCTTGGAGGTAAAATTGACTTCGTATTGCACTCCATCGGAATGTCAGTAAACGTTAGAAAAGGAAATCACTATACAAACCAAAATTACGATTTTACAGAAAAAGGATGGGATGTATCAGCTGTTTCTTTCCACAAGGTAATGCAGGTTTTATACAAAAAAGACGCGATGAGCGAATGGGGAAGTATTGTAGCGCTAACTTATATGGCAGCACAACGTGTTTTCCCGGATTATAACGATATGGCGGATAATAAAGCGTATTTAGAGTCAATTGCACGTAGCTTCGGATATTTCTTCGGAAGAGATAAAAAAGTACGTGTAAACACAATTTCTCAATCACCTACGCCAACTACAGCCGGTCAGGGTGTAAAAGGTTTCGGAGGATTTATCGCATTTGCTGATAAAATGTCACCGCTAGGAAATGCTTCTGCATTAGATTGTGCAAACTATACCGTAATGATGTTCTCGGATCTGACCAGAAAAGTAACATTACAAAACTTACTTCACGATGGTGGATTCTCCAATATGGGAGTGAGCCAGGAGGTAATGGAAGCTTTCGAACAAGGCTTGGCTGATAAAGGCGAATAA
- a CDS encoding tetratricopeptide repeat protein, translated as MEENISYYENQFIRADALISEGNVSEAKEILEEILEQYPDFGKAHNHLGWIYYTKLSNHEKGIYHYKLAMRFDPKYPAAYLNYTYVLVDLGRLTEAKEHITETLKNLEGADKASYYSEFGRIYEMEFDLLQSYAAYKQAASYGFGSQFIENMKMNMDRVKDKMTIFEKLKLKFT; from the coding sequence TTGGAAGAAAATATAAGTTACTACGAAAATCAGTTTATCAGAGCGGATGCTTTGATATCGGAAGGGAATGTTTCTGAAGCAAAAGAAATTCTCGAAGAAATTCTGGAACAATATCCGGATTTTGGAAAAGCACATAATCATTTGGGGTGGATCTATTATACAAAGCTGAGTAATCACGAAAAAGGGATCTATCATTATAAGCTTGCAATGCGTTTCGATCCGAAATATCCGGCAGCTTATTTAAATTATACGTATGTTCTGGTTGATCTGGGACGATTAACGGAAGCAAAAGAACATATAACAGAAACGCTAAAAAATCTTGAAGGAGCGGATAAAGCTTCTTATTACAGTGAGTTCGGCAGAATTTACGAAATGGAATTTGATCTGTTACAATCCTATGCAGCCTATAAACAAGCGGCTTCCTATGGTTTTGGCTCTCAGTTTATTGAGAATATGAAGATGAATATGGATAGGGTGAAAGATAAAATGACTATTTTTGAAAAATTAAAATTGAAATTTACTTAA
- the recN gene encoding DNA repair protein RecN, producing the protein MLTSLSIKNFALIEQLEIRFSNEFSIITGETGAGKSILLGALGLVLGRRADLTSLKDKEQKCIIEAHFEIQPYGLQSFFDENDLDYETTTIIRREILPSGKSRAFVNDSPVNLQELQELGDFLLDIHSQHQTQELTDEAYQLQILDALAGHQNVLQEYKNRLSRYKNVKSQLKQLQSEKEALLKEQDYNTFLLEELLVANLKEGEQEELEALFEKLNNVEFIREALDKSLMIANEEQIGLVQNLKEVKATLLKIAPLSKEYQDLSDRLSSVLIEFDDIADELQRHADALTSDPEQLELTNQKLQNIYTLQKKHQVNTVAELLEIQKALDEKVVQADDMDAKIEMLTNEEIVIKEALNGFAKTLSANREKAAPVLIDQITAILTELGMPNARFEFDIKQTETFLPSGKDEVQLLFAANKGTSFGLLKKVASGGEMSRIMLAVKAILANYTKLPTIIFDEIDTGVSGEIAHKMGDIMKKMSRQMQVFAITHLPQIAAKGNQHYKVFKSVQGETTVSELKLLTNDERIVEIAEMLSGKDISDSALNHAKSLLID; encoded by the coding sequence ATGTTGACATCCTTATCGATTAAAAATTTTGCTCTGATTGAACAGTTAGAGATTCGCTTTTCTAATGAATTTTCAATTATAACCGGAGAAACCGGAGCGGGAAAATCGATTTTACTGGGCGCCTTAGGCTTGGTATTGGGACGTCGTGCGGATCTGACCTCTTTAAAAGATAAAGAACAAAAATGTATAATCGAAGCCCATTTCGAAATACAACCGTACGGATTACAATCCTTTTTCGATGAAAATGATCTCGACTACGAAACGACAACCATAATACGCCGGGAAATTCTTCCTTCCGGAAAATCAAGAGCTTTTGTAAACGACAGTCCGGTAAACTTACAGGAATTACAGGAGTTAGGTGATTTTTTGCTTGATATTCATTCGCAACATCAGACACAGGAATTAACCGATGAAGCGTATCAGTTGCAAATACTCGATGCATTAGCCGGTCACCAAAATGTGTTACAGGAATACAAAAACCGATTATCCCGTTATAAAAACGTAAAATCGCAGTTAAAACAGTTGCAATCGGAAAAAGAAGCGTTGTTAAAAGAACAGGATTACAATACGTTTTTGTTAGAAGAATTACTGGTCGCAAATTTAAAAGAAGGCGAACAGGAAGAGCTTGAAGCTTTGTTTGAAAAACTAAATAATGTTGAGTTTATCCGGGAAGCACTGGATAAGTCACTAATGATAGCCAATGAAGAACAAATCGGATTGGTTCAGAATCTAAAAGAAGTAAAAGCGACATTATTGAAGATTGCACCGCTGTCAAAAGAATATCAGGATTTATCTGATCGGCTTTCCAGCGTTTTAATCGAATTTGATGATATCGCTGATGAATTACAACGCCACGCGGATGCTTTAACGAGTGATCCGGAGCAGTTGGAATTAACGAATCAGAAATTACAGAATATTTATACGCTTCAGAAAAAGCATCAGGTGAATACGGTTGCAGAATTACTTGAAATCCAGAAAGCACTGGATGAAAAAGTAGTGCAGGCGGATGATATGGATGCAAAGATTGAAATGCTGACAAACGAGGAAATAGTGATTAAAGAAGCGCTAAACGGATTCGCGAAAACCCTGTCGGCTAATCGGGAAAAAGCAGCTCCGGTTTTAATTGACCAGATTACAGCGATATTAACAGAATTAGGTATGCCAAATGCCCGTTTTGAATTTGATATCAAGCAAACGGAAACATTTTTACCATCCGGAAAAGATGAAGTACAATTGTTGTTCGCGGCCAATAAAGGAACGAGTTTCGGACTGCTGAAAAAAGTAGCGTCAGGAGGGGAAATGTCCCGAATTATGCTGGCTGTAAAAGCGATATTAGCGAATTATACAAAATTGCCAACAATTATTTTTGATGAGATCGATACGGGAGTGTCCGGTGAAATCGCACACAAAATGGGCGATATTATGAAAAAGATGAGCCGGCAAATGCAGGTTTTTGCGATCACGCATTTACCGCAGATCGCTGCAAAAGGAAATCAACATTATAAAGTGTTTAAATCGGTACAAGGCGAAACTACAGTTTCAGAATTGAAATTGTTGACAAATGATGAGCGTATCGTTGAGATTGCAGAAATGCTTTCCGGTAAAGATATCTCCGATTCGGCGCTGAATCATGCGAAATCATTATTAATTGATTAA
- the porD gene encoding type IX secretion system protein PorD, with amino-acid sequence MRNWILLLLTFLSLNSFAQELNCSVSVNYSQITNVNPQIFKTLEKQITEFMNNTKWTEKTFKQNEKINCVVFITVNGFDSNNFDATIQVQSSRPVYNSTYSSPVFNFNDKDFKFRYVEFENMYFNPNSFDSNLISVLAFYANMIIGIDGDTYQKAGGTKYLDAALAIANVAQSSGYEGWIQSEKRNTRYYLINDMLSNTYMPFREAMYQFHLQGLDRMAENQKTAKEKVIAAIETLSKVHDVRPNSFLMRVFFDAKVDEIVSMYSGGPNVDIVQLVERLNRISPLNSSKWSNIKY; translated from the coding sequence ATGCGTAACTGGATATTACTTTTACTTACTTTTTTATCGTTGAATAGCTTTGCTCAGGAACTGAATTGTAGTGTAAGTGTAAATTATAGTCAGATTACGAACGTAAACCCGCAGATTTTCAAAACACTTGAAAAGCAGATCACGGAGTTTATGAACAATACGAAGTGGACTGAAAAAACCTTTAAGCAAAACGAAAAGATCAATTGTGTGGTTTTTATCACGGTAAACGGATTTGATTCCAACAACTTTGATGCGACTATACAAGTGCAATCATCACGTCCGGTATATAATTCGACGTATTCGTCGCCGGTTTTCAATTTTAATGACAAAGATTTTAAATTCCGTTATGTGGAATTTGAAAACATGTATTTTAACCCGAATAGTTTTGATTCTAATCTGATTTCCGTTTTGGCTTTTTATGCTAATATGATTATCGGAATTGACGGTGATACTTATCAAAAAGCCGGTGGAACAAAATATTTGGATGCGGCACTGGCGATTGCCAATGTAGCGCAATCCAGCGGATATGAAGGGTGGATTCAGTCGGAAAAACGAAACACACGTTACTATCTGATCAATGACATGTTGTCAAATACGTATATGCCGTTCAGAGAAGCCATGTATCAGTTTCATTTACAAGGTCTGGACAGAATGGCTGAAAATCAGAAAACAGCTAAAGAAAAAGTAATTGCAGCTATCGAAACACTTTCGAAAGTTCACGATGTGCGTCCGAATTCATTCCTGATGCGTGTATTTTTCGACGCTAAAGTGGATGAAATTGTTAGTATGTATTCCGGAGGACCAAATGTTGATATCGTACAATTGGTAGAAAGGTTAAATAGAATATCTCCGTTAAATTCTTCTAAATGGAGTAATATAAAATATTAA
- the coaBC gene encoding bifunctional phosphopantothenoylcysteine decarboxylase/phosphopantothenate--cysteine ligase CoaBC, whose protein sequence is MSVLSGKKIILGVSGGIAAYKTATLVRLFIKAGAQVQVIMTPASKDFVTPLTLSTLSKRPVFSTFFNEDDEDAVWNNHVDLALWADLIVIAPATANTLSKMVNGNCDNLLIATYLSAKCPVYFAPAMDLDMYKHPSTIASFNALRDFGNSIIPAEKGELASGLSGEGRMAEPENIVAFLEKDLEGKLPLRGKKMLVTAGPTYEAIDPVRFIGNHSSGKMGYDIAKVAADNGAEVILVSGPTHLDLKHDRVQVQKVVSAQEMYEACHACFDQVDIAVSAAAVADYRPKTVASQKIKKNDAAFSIELEKTKDILASLGEVKSKQFLIGFALETENEIEHAKQKIQKKNLDLIVLNSLNDTGAGFGKPTNKVTFIDKDFLVEPMELKTKEEVAQDIVNKIIAHYA, encoded by the coding sequence ATGTCTGTTTTAAGCGGTAAAAAAATAATACTAGGAGTTTCTGGTGGAATTGCCGCATATAAAACGGCTACATTAGTACGACTTTTTATAAAAGCAGGTGCGCAGGTCCAGGTGATCATGACACCTGCTTCTAAAGATTTTGTTACACCTTTAACATTATCTACCTTATCTAAAAGACCGGTATTCTCCACTTTTTTTAATGAAGACGATGAAGATGCCGTATGGAATAATCACGTAGATCTTGCCTTGTGGGCAGATTTGATCGTAATTGCTCCGGCAACTGCCAATACCCTTTCCAAGATGGTAAACGGGAATTGCGATAATTTACTCATTGCTACTTATCTTTCTGCTAAATGTCCGGTTTATTTCGCTCCTGCGATGGATCTGGATATGTATAAGCATCCTTCTACAATAGCAAGTTTTAATGCACTAAGGGATTTCGGAAATAGTATTATCCCGGCCGAAAAAGGAGAATTGGCCAGCGGACTTTCGGGAGAAGGTCGTATGGCTGAACCGGAAAATATTGTTGCATTTCTTGAAAAGGATCTGGAAGGGAAACTACCGCTTCGGGGGAAAAAAATGCTCGTAACGGCAGGTCCGACATACGAAGCTATAGATCCCGTACGTTTTATAGGAAATCATTCGTCCGGAAAAATGGGATATGATATTGCAAAAGTTGCTGCTGATAATGGTGCTGAAGTGATTTTGGTTTCCGGCCCGACGCATCTGGATTTGAAACACGATCGTGTTCAGGTTCAAAAAGTAGTGTCGGCACAGGAAATGTATGAGGCTTGTCATGCCTGTTTTGATCAGGTAGATATTGCCGTATCGGCTGCTGCTGTAGCAGATTATCGTCCGAAAACAGTAGCCAGTCAGAAAATAAAAAAGAATGATGCTGCGTTTTCCATAGAACTGGAAAAAACAAAAGACATACTCGCTTCGCTTGGAGAAGTGAAGTCCAAACAGTTTTTAATCGGATTTGCACTGGAAACTGAAAATGAAATTGAGCATGCGAAGCAGAAAATTCAGAAAAAAAACTTAGATTTGATAGTTTTAAATTCGTTAAATGATACAGGTGCCGGTTTTGGAAAGCCAACCAATAAAGTAACGTTTATCGATAAAGATTTTTTAGTTGAGCCGATGGAACTGAAAACCAAAGAAGAAGTCGCTCAGGATATTGTCAACAAAATAATTGCTCACTATGCGTAA
- a CDS encoding DNA-directed RNA polymerase subunit omega — protein MDLKKTTAPVNTVTYNKSKIEEPTGNVYEAITIMAKRANQINSEIKKELIDKLDEFATYNDSLEEIFENKEQIEVSKFYEKLPKPHALAVQEWLEGKIYYRDSNK, from the coding sequence ATGGATTTAAAAAAGACTACTGCTCCAGTAAACACCGTTACCTACAATAAGAGTAAGATTGAAGAGCCGACAGGTAACGTGTATGAAGCGATCACCATTATGGCAAAAAGAGCAAATCAGATTAATTCCGAAATTAAAAAAGAATTGATCGATAAGCTTGACGAATTTGCTACTTACAATGACAGTCTTGAGGAAATTTTTGAAAACAAAGAACAAATCGAAGTTTCCAAGTTCTACGAAAAATTACCAAAACCACACGCTTTAGCAGTACAAGAGTGGTTGGAAGGTAAAATCTATTACAGAGACTCTAACAAATAA
- a CDS encoding outer membrane protein assembly factor BamD, protein MSKFLYIFLFAVLLTSCSQYQKALKSEDLAMKYEVATKMYDAGKYSKAIRLFEQIAAPNRGKPQAEKLFYMFAQSYYKTKQYYLSGYQFESFVAGYPKSEKREEAAYLGAKSFYQLSPVYSIDQTDTQKGIDKLQEYINAYPDSPNMAEANKMVTELRQKLEKKAFEIAKQYNTIGEWTRDYNAAIKSLDNFISDYPGTIYKEDALFYKFDSAYKLAINSVHVKMEERLNNAKAAYSALIRFKEDTKYKAKADDMLAQIDKELQQFSK, encoded by the coding sequence ATGAGTAAATTTCTATATATTTTTCTTTTTGCGGTTCTTTTAACGTCATGCAGCCAGTATCAGAAAGCCTTAAAATCGGAAGATTTGGCTATGAAATATGAAGTGGCAACTAAAATGTACGATGCCGGAAAATATTCAAAAGCAATTCGTTTGTTCGAACAGATTGCAGCGCCGAACCGGGGGAAACCGCAGGCGGAAAAACTGTTTTATATGTTTGCTCAGTCTTATTATAAGACAAAACAGTATTATTTGTCAGGATATCAGTTTGAATCATTTGTAGCAGGTTATCCGAAAAGTGAGAAAAGAGAAGAAGCAGCTTATTTAGGCGCTAAAAGCTTCTATCAGTTGTCACCGGTATATTCTATCGATCAAACCGATACTCAAAAAGGAATAGATAAGTTACAGGAGTATATCAATGCTTATCCGGATTCGCCTAATATGGCCGAAGCTAATAAAATGGTAACCGAATTGCGTCAAAAGCTGGAGAAAAAAGCTTTCGAAATTGCAAAACAGTACAATACTATCGGGGAATGGACGAGAGATTATAATGCGGCCATTAAATCATTGGATAATTTTATTTCCGATTACCCGGGAACGATTTATAAAGAAGATGCTTTGTTTTATAAATTTGATTCTGCCTATAAACTGGCGATAAATAGTGTTCATGTTAAAATGGAAGAACGTTTGAATAATGCTAAAGCAGCTTATTCGGCACTGATACGTTTTAAAGAAGATACGAAATACAAAGCAAAAGCCGATGATATGTTGGCTCAGATTGATAAAGAATTACAACAATTTTCTAAATAA
- a CDS encoding ferritin, protein MLSKTIEAAINNQIKVEADSSQIYLAMASWAEVQGFEGIATFMYAQSDEERMHMLKLVKYVNQRGGQAQIPAVIEPSLDYSSFKALFTQLFEHEVMVSASINELVHVSLSERDYATHNFLQWYVSEQIEEEATARTILDKINLIGDDKGGLYLFDNDMKNFSGNQPNTVQ, encoded by the coding sequence ATGTTATCAAAAACTATTGAAGCAGCTATTAATAACCAGATTAAAGTGGAGGCCGATTCTTCGCAAATTTATCTGGCCATGGCATCTTGGGCTGAAGTTCAGGGTTTTGAAGGGATTGCAACATTTATGTATGCGCAATCTGATGAAGAAAGAATGCACATGCTTAAGTTGGTAAAATATGTAAACCAACGTGGCGGACAGGCGCAAATCCCGGCGGTAATTGAGCCGTCATTGGATTATTCGTCTTTTAAAGCATTGTTTACACAATTGTTTGAACACGAAGTAATGGTGTCGGCCAGTATTAACGAACTGGTTCATGTTTCATTGTCGGAAAGAGATTATGCTACACATAACTTCCTGCAATGGTATGTGTCAGAGCAAATCGAAGAAGAGGCTACGGCAAGAACCATTTTAGATAAGATCAACTTAATCGGTGATGATAAAGGCGGATTGTATCTGTTTGACAACGATATGAAAAATTTCAGCGGGAATCAACCGAATACAGTGCAATAA